One Pectinophora gossypiella chromosome 9, ilPecGoss1.1, whole genome shotgun sequence genomic region harbors:
- the LOC126369618 gene encoding zinc finger MIZ domain-containing protein 1: MSGGGENAQFGATAAMVAAASTAAMQDSQPFSQMQNNMTMGNPQYNAMNGYGQQRSHNPAMTGMGMGNGGMNGMTGMGQMGNAGMNGMNPMAQMANMGMHANMMPSQMGPGQMGGSAKMAAGYQRRHTPYPSGTMLMNQRKQYMGGQPGFGPAQYPAGYGGRPGFQGQYPPQQPLGPSSNFGPTMRGTMRQSTPPYSNQGQYFNGGVPNQFPQHQGGNGQYGGQYGGQFAQEVAMRTNMSYQHSPVPGNPTPPLTPASSMPPYISPNADVKPHFNELKPPMGMQNDELRLTFPVRDGIILPPFRLEHNLAVSNHVFQLKPTVHSTLIWRSDLELQLKCFHHEDRQMNTNWPASVQVSVNATPLVIDRGENKTSHKPLYLKEVCQPGRNTIQITVSACCCSHLFVLQLVHRPSVRSVLQGLLRKRLLTADHCIAKIKMNFNQSPGNGNNGSNPSDRDSVEQTALKVSLKCPITFKKITLPARGHECKHIQCFDLESYLQLNCERGSWRCPVCNKPAQLEGLEVDQYMWGILNTLNNSDVDEVTIDSGANWKAAKSPANPGIKQEEDSNDNSVGKRGKAVSPGSMNMPTMNNWEMNQALSPYLPPDMNTIASGSMISQYNQSSQNRNPASNNQNYDFGMNNGPGSNEYAGNGPLSHLNESVNSLDPLNAMEKSLNEQMPHTPHTPHTPGSAHTPGGGGATPGSSHTPGPPSVGHHSLTDVDIPGDLNFDPAAVIDGEGTDNLNLLPETTVDPMELLSYLDAPALGELLATPPSSSSSAGSHPPRAPSSDDLLALFE, translated from the exons ATGAGCGGCGGCGGCGAGAACGCGCAGTTCGGCGCCACCGCCGCCATGGTCGCCGCGGCCTCCACGGCTGCGATGCAGGACTCGCAGCCATTCTCGCAG ATGCAAAACAACATGACGATGGGCAACCCTCAATACAATGCGATGAACGGCTACGGTCAGCAACGTAGTCATAACCCCGCCATGACTGGCATGGGGATGGGCAACGGCGGTATGAACGGCATGACTGGCATGGGCCAGATGGGTAACGCTGGCATGAACGGCATGAACCCGATGGCACAGATGGCCAACATGGGCATGCACGCCAACATGATGCCCTCGCAGATGGGCCCGGGCCAGATGGGCGGCTCAGCAAAGATGGCCGCAGGGTACCAGAGGCGACACACGCCGTACCCCTCCGGAACGATGCTCATGAACCAGCGGAAGCAATACATGGGTGGGCAGCCCGGCTTCGGACCGGCGCAGTACCCTGCCGGATACGGCGGCCGACCTGGTTTCCAGGGGCAGTATCCACCGCAGCAACCGTTGGGACCAAGCTCGAACTTCGGTCCGACGATGCGGGGAACTATGCGTCAGTCGACGCCGCCTTACTCGAATCAGGGGCAGTATTTCAATGGTGGTGTTCCTAACCAGTTCCCGCAACACCAGGGCGGGAACGGGCAGTATGGGGGGCAATACGGCGGGCAGTTCGCGCAGGAGGTGGCGATGCGCACCAACATGAGCTACCAGCACAGCCCGGTGCCCGGCAACCCCACTCCGCCGCTCACTCCCGCCAGCAGTATGCCGCCCTACATCAGTCCTAATGCGGACGTCAAACCCCACTTTAATGAGCTCAAACCACCGATGGGCATGCAAA ATGACGAGCTCCGGTTAACATTCCCTGTAAGAGATGGTATTATACTACCACCATTTAGATTAGAACATAATTTAGCAGTTAGCAATCATGTATTCCAATTAAAACCCACGGTCCACTCAACGTTAATATGGAG GTCGGATCTTGAGTTACAACTAAAATGCTTCCACCACGAGGATCGGCAAATGAACACTAATTGGCCAGCGAGTGTTCAGGTGTCAGTTAACGCCACCCCATTAGTCATAGATAGAGGCGAGAACAAAACATCACACAAACCATTGTACCTGAAAGAAGTGTGCCAGCCTGGCAGAAACACGATACAGATCACCGTTTCTGCTTGCTGTtgt TCACATCTATTCGTACTGCAATTAGTCCACCGGCCGAGCGTTCGAAGTGTCCTGCAAGGGTTACTGAGGAAGCGGTTGCTGACAGCGGACCACTGCATCGCTAAAATAAAGATGAACTTCAACCAGTCGCCTGGCAACGGCAACAACGGCTCCAACCCATCTGACAGAGACAGCGTTGAACAAACAGCTCTCAAAGTGTCATTAAAATGTCCAATAACCTTCAAGAAAATCACATTACCAGCGCGCGGACACGAGTGCAAACACATACAATGCTTCGATTTAGAATCGTATTTACAACTCAACTGTGAGCGGGGATCGTGGAGATGTCCGGTTTGCAA TAAACCAGCGCAATTAGAAGGCCTAGAAGTTGATCAGTACATGTGGGGTATCCTGAACACGTTGAATAATTCTGACGTTGATGAAGTGACTATTGACAGTGGAGCTAATTGGAAGGCAGCTAAAAGTCCAGCTAACCCTGGCATTAAG CAGGAGGAAGACAGCAATGACAACAGCGTCGGTAAGCGAGGCAAGGCGGTGTCGCCTGGATCCATGAACATGCCAACAATGAACAATTGGGAGATGAACCAGGCCCTTTCCCCGTACCTGCCGCCAGACATGAACACAATTGCAAGCGGTTCCATGATTTCCCAATACAACCAAAGCTCACAAAACCGAAACCCAGCTTCGAACAACCAGAACTATGATTTCGGAATGAACAATGGCCCGGGAAGCAATGAATATGCCGGCAACGGACCCCTGTCACATCTGAACGAGAGCGTCAACTCCTTAGACCCACTCAATGCCATGGAAAAGAGTCTTAATGAGCAG ATGCCCCACACGCCACACACGCCGCACACGCCCGGCTCGGCGCACAcgccgggcggcggcggcgccaccCCCGGCTCCAGCCACACCCCGGGCCCGCCCTCGGTCGGCCACCACTCGCTGACTGACGTCGACATCCCCGGAGACCTCAACTTCGACCCCGCcgccgttatagacggcgaggGCACCGATAATCTCAAT CTGCTGCCGGAGACGACGGTGGACCCGATGGAGCTGCTGTCGTACCTGGACGCGCCGGCGCTGGGCGAGCTGCTGGCCACGCCgccgtcgtcgtcgtcgtcggcCGGCTCGCACCCGCCGCGCGCGCCCTCCTCCGACGACCTGCTCGCGCTCTTCGAGTAG